AATCAAGTCTGATAAAGGTGCCATAATCGGCATGGTCACTAGAGCTTGTCCACTTCCGGAAGGCACAAGGAAATTAAACAGCATTTGCACAACTGCCATACCAATTGCCCCAAAAACAGATGGCAGTTCGCCGACAAGGCTGCCGAGACTATTCACAATAGTATCCATTACCATACCATCTTCCATGACGACAGCAACCGCTCGGGCAACACCAATAATAAACGCGCCGATTAATACTTCTCGAAAGCCATCATTGAAACCCTCACAGATTTCTGTAAAATTTAATCCGGAGATTCTGCCAACGACAACGCCCATGAGAATAAATAACCCGGCCATTTCGATCATAAACCATCCTTGCGTCACTACGCCGTATATTAACAGACAAAAGAACACCAAAATAAACACAGACGCAATTTTTTGCCTGATGGTAGCTTTACGCGGACTCCCTGTTTCTGATTTTTCCAGGTATTGTTCCCTCTTATCTGCATCGTCTTCATATACCAGACTGGCTTTTGGATTTTTCTTCACTTTTTGTGCATAACGGATAAGATAAGTCAATCCGATAACAACAAATACCACAAAAGCGATTAACCGCAGTTCTATGCCTGAAAAAACCGGTAAGCCGGATATTTTTTGGCCCAGTCCTGTGTTCACCGGGTTAAGAAAGCCGGTCGTAAATCCAGCGGCCGTACCTATCAAAGCAAGACCTGCAGCAACAATGGAATCGTATCCCAATGCAATCATTAAAGGCAGCATAACAGGAACATACACCAGGCTCAGCTCCTGTGTTCCGATTAAACCGCATATTGTTGCAAATAAGATAAATAAAACCGGAATAACCATAATACTGTTACTTGAAAACCTTCTAGTCAGCTTATCTACTCCAATTTCAATAAGCCCTGTCTTTTTAATGACTGCAAATAAACCGCCTATAATAAAAGTAAAGAAAACAATTTCTCCAGCT
The nucleotide sequence above comes from Oceanobacillus timonensis. Encoded proteins:
- a CDS encoding YfcC family protein, translating into MSEQKESENNLNPDKPKKKKFTMPHIYVILFTFIVLASIATYFIPAGMYDRVPGPEGRETIDPNSFQSVEQSPIGIIDFMTAIPRGLIEAGEIVFFTFIIGGLFAVIKKTGLIEIGVDKLTRRFSSNSIMVIPVLFILFATICGLIGTQELSLVYVPVMLPLMIALGYDSIVAAGLALIGTAAGFTTGFLNPVNTGLGQKISGLPVFSGIELRLIAFVVFVVIGLTYLIRYAQKVKKNPKASLVYEDDADKREQYLEKSETGSPRKATIRQKIASVFILVFFCLLIYGVVTQGWFMIEMAGLFILMGVVVGRISGLNFTEICEGFNDGFREVLIGAFIIGVARAVAVVMEDGMVMDTIVNSLGSLVGELPSVFGAIGMAVVQMLFNFLVPSGSGQALVTMPIMAPLSDLIGVTRQTAVLAYQFGDGIGNLLYPTSGYFMATIALAGVSWEKWVRFYLPLFFMWFGAAVVILIIAQVMQWS